One genomic region from Streptomyces sp. NBC_00582 encodes:
- a CDS encoding phosphotransferase family protein, translating into MPVPPTSGRLQWTDVPAPLRARLEDALGAPVTDTVTPGGGFGHQLAAALTLKGGRRVFVKAAPDDDRLTAANTHEAAVLAVLPPGAPAPDLLGIHHAADWTAVVIAHLDGPHPDLSPASADAEQTWALLDNLTFNPAPAPYVAAVSTTPSTTAALHGWDELLADPPADLAPAARDRLEQLAELEAAWPGLAHGDRIVHGDLRADNMVRDHHLGVTFVDWAHATTGPACIDAASLAPQLILAGHTPADVARLLRDHPATASSPETTTAFLAALTGHWHRNARQPAPPGAPGLRAYQHRAAAAGLALLSHRLS; encoded by the coding sequence ATGCCTGTACCGCCCACCAGCGGCCGTCTGCAATGGACCGACGTCCCCGCGCCCCTGCGTGCCCGCCTCGAGGACGCCCTGGGCGCACCCGTCACCGACACGGTCACCCCCGGAGGCGGCTTCGGCCACCAGCTGGCCGCCGCGCTCACCCTGAAGGGCGGCCGCCGGGTCTTCGTCAAAGCGGCCCCCGACGACGACCGGCTCACCGCCGCCAACACCCACGAGGCCGCCGTCCTCGCCGTGTTGCCACCCGGCGCCCCGGCCCCGGACCTGCTGGGCATCCACCACGCCGCTGACTGGACCGCTGTCGTCATCGCCCACCTGGACGGCCCGCACCCCGACCTCTCCCCGGCCTCCGCCGACGCCGAACAGACCTGGGCGCTGCTGGACAATCTCACCTTCAACCCCGCCCCGGCCCCGTACGTCGCGGCGGTGAGCACCACACCCTCCACCACGGCGGCCCTGCACGGCTGGGACGAACTGCTCGCCGATCCGCCGGCCGACCTCGCCCCCGCCGCCCGTGACCGCCTGGAGCAGCTCGCCGAACTCGAGGCGGCCTGGCCCGGCCTCGCCCACGGCGACCGCATCGTCCACGGCGACCTGCGGGCCGACAACATGGTCCGCGACCACCACCTTGGCGTGACCTTCGTGGACTGGGCACACGCCACCACCGGCCCGGCCTGCATCGACGCGGCCTCCCTCGCCCCGCAGCTCATCCTCGCCGGACACACGCCCGCCGACGTCGCCCGGCTGCTCCGCGACCATCCCGCCACCGCCAGCAGCCCCGAGACCACCACCGCGTTCCTCGCCGCGCTCACCGGCCACTGGCACCGCAACGCCCGCCAGCCCGCACCCCCCGGCGCCCCCGGACTGCGCGCCTACCAGCACCGCGCGGCGGCAGCCGGCCTCGCGCTCCTCAGCCACCGCCTGAGCTGA
- a CDS encoding aminotransferase-like domain-containing protein produces the protein MQPDEPSRRGADPWLGHYAQRAAGMVASEVRALFAVASRPEIVSLAGGMPNVSALPMDAVATLMADLVTERGPVALQYGSAQGDPSLRETICTVMAEEGIDAHPDDVVVTVGSQQALDLVARVFLDPGDTVVTEGPTYVTALGTFAAYQARAVHVDMDERGVLPEALAETFARLERAGRPAKLFYTVPTFQNPAGVTLAAERRLRVLEVCRRAGVLVLEDNPYGLLHLEGEPMRALRADAPADVVYLGSFSKTLAPGLRVGWALAPSAVRDKLVLAAESAMLSHSAFAQLAVDRYLRTQPWQEQLKAFREMYRERRDAMLGSLEQHMPAGVSWTKPGGGFFVWVTLPEGLDSKAMLPRAVQARVAYVPGTGFYADGAGRRAMRLSYCYPPPERIREGVGTLAKVIGTELELWETFGTTAHPHSPGPQTPGPDHS, from the coding sequence ATGCAGCCTGATGAACCATCCCGGCGGGGTGCCGATCCATGGCTCGGCCACTACGCGCAGCGGGCGGCGGGGATGGTCGCGTCCGAGGTGCGGGCCCTGTTCGCGGTGGCGTCGCGCCCTGAGATCGTGTCACTGGCTGGCGGGATGCCCAACGTGAGCGCGCTGCCCATGGACGCCGTCGCCACGCTGATGGCCGACCTCGTGACGGAGCGGGGGCCGGTCGCGCTGCAGTACGGATCCGCCCAGGGAGATCCGAGCCTGCGGGAGACGATCTGCACGGTGATGGCCGAAGAGGGCATCGACGCTCACCCGGATGACGTGGTGGTCACCGTCGGCTCGCAGCAGGCGCTGGACCTGGTGGCGCGCGTGTTCCTCGATCCAGGCGACACGGTGGTCACCGAGGGCCCGACGTATGTCACCGCGCTGGGGACGTTCGCCGCGTACCAGGCCCGCGCCGTCCACGTCGACATGGATGAACGGGGCGTGCTGCCCGAGGCGTTGGCGGAGACGTTCGCCCGGCTGGAGCGCGCCGGGCGGCCGGCGAAGCTGTTCTACACGGTGCCCACCTTCCAGAACCCGGCCGGGGTCACACTGGCTGCCGAGCGGCGTTTACGCGTCCTGGAGGTGTGCCGCCGGGCCGGGGTGCTGGTTCTGGAGGACAACCCCTACGGGCTGCTGCACCTGGAGGGCGAGCCGATGCGGGCCCTGCGCGCCGACGCCCCCGCGGACGTCGTCTATCTGGGCTCGTTCTCCAAGACCCTGGCGCCGGGGCTGCGGGTGGGCTGGGCGCTGGCGCCGTCGGCGGTGCGGGACAAGCTGGTGCTGGCCGCGGAGAGCGCGATGCTGTCCCACTCCGCTTTTGCCCAGCTCGCCGTGGACCGGTACCTGCGCACCCAGCCGTGGCAGGAGCAGCTGAAGGCCTTCCGGGAGATGTACCGGGAACGGCGCGATGCGATGCTCGGCTCCCTTGAACAGCACATGCCGGCGGGGGTGTCGTGGACAAAGCCGGGCGGCGGGTTCTTCGTCTGGGTGACGCTGCCTGAGGGGCTGGACTCGAAGGCCATGCTGCCCCGGGCGGTCCAGGCGAGGGTGGCCTACGTGCCGGGCACCGGCTTCTACGCTGACGGCGCCGGCCGCCGGGCCATGCGCCTGTCGTACTGCTATCCGCCACCCGAGCGCATCCGCGAGGGCGTAGGAACCCTGGCCAAGGTGATCGGCACCGAGCTGGAGCTGTGGGAGACCTTCGGCACCACCGCCCACCCGCACAGCCCGGGACCGCAGACCCCGGGACCGGACCACTCCTGA
- a CDS encoding D-alanine--D-alanine ligase family protein → MSDLNVTVIAGGLSPEREVSLRSGSRVADALRRAGVEVELRDVGKDLLPALAQDKPGVVFPVLHGIAGEDGTIKEVLELAGVPYVGARPHACRTAFDKTTAKAILEQAGLKTPESVTLPKQAFHDLGAAALTARVVERLGAELFVKPRACGSAFGVSRVESAGDLPQALMACFAYHDEALIERRVTGTEIAVAVADLGDGPRALPAVEIDAGTGLYDYTARYTPGAVEFHCPARLPAEVAKEAARVAVAAHQALGLLDLSRTDAIVTEAGEVFVLETNVAPGMTETSTYPMALEEAGLDFGVFCRDLASLAAHRHGLSV, encoded by the coding sequence ATGAGCGACCTGAACGTCACCGTCATCGCCGGGGGCCTGTCACCGGAGCGCGAGGTGTCACTGCGCTCCGGGTCGAGAGTGGCCGACGCGCTGCGCCGGGCTGGCGTCGAGGTGGAGCTCCGCGACGTCGGCAAGGACCTGCTGCCCGCACTGGCGCAGGACAAGCCGGGGGTGGTCTTCCCCGTGCTGCACGGCATCGCCGGGGAAGACGGGACCATAAAGGAGGTCCTGGAGCTGGCCGGGGTGCCCTACGTCGGAGCCCGCCCGCACGCGTGCCGTACCGCGTTCGACAAGACCACCGCCAAGGCGATCCTGGAGCAGGCGGGCCTGAAGACTCCCGAGTCGGTGACGCTGCCGAAGCAGGCGTTCCACGACCTGGGCGCGGCCGCGCTGACGGCGCGGGTGGTGGAGCGGCTGGGTGCTGAGCTGTTCGTCAAGCCGCGCGCGTGCGGCAGCGCGTTCGGCGTGAGCCGGGTGGAGTCCGCGGGGGACCTGCCGCAGGCCTTGATGGCCTGCTTCGCGTACCACGACGAAGCGCTGATCGAGCGGCGTGTGACGGGCACGGAGATCGCCGTCGCCGTGGCCGATCTCGGCGACGGACCGCGCGCGCTGCCCGCAGTCGAGATCGACGCGGGGACGGGCCTGTACGACTACACCGCCCGCTACACCCCGGGCGCGGTGGAGTTCCACTGTCCGGCCCGCCTGCCCGCCGAAGTGGCCAAGGAGGCCGCCCGGGTCGCCGTCGCCGCGCACCAGGCGCTGGGGCTGCTGGACCTGTCGCGCACGGACGCGATCGTCACCGAGGCCGGAGAGGTCTTCGTCCTGGAGACGAACGTCGCCCCCGGGATGACCGAGACCAGCACCTACCCCATGGCGCTCGAAGAGGCGGGTCTCGACTTCGGCGTCTTCTGCCGTGATCTCGCGTCCTTGGCCGCCCACCGGCACGGTCTGTCTGTCTGA
- a CDS encoding class I SAM-dependent methyltransferase: protein MTYGSDTYGERTADEYDVLYGDFVPPAAQIRLLAELAGATPAVEIGSGTGRITLPLAEHVPVLAVDASEEMTRQLAKKTGTLPVTPITADAAHYLAGRRVDLVFACFNTFFLLASEATQRAFLRNAARMLTDTGTLLIETFVPRPGQRLPDGPHPGVFPEGRSVVALKRRTTDTVVVFAAENHDVEQEFHYSEVVLRDGEPVRVLPGQMRYWRPEQIDVLAGEAGLLLRERWEDWDRTPYDTDTSGRHISLYRLAGQDQ, encoded by the coding sequence ATGACGTACGGCAGCGACACCTACGGCGAGCGCACCGCTGACGAGTACGACGTGCTGTACGGCGACTTCGTGCCGCCGGCCGCGCAGATCCGATTACTTGCCGAGCTGGCGGGCGCTACGCCTGCCGTGGAGATCGGCTCCGGCACCGGGCGGATCACGCTGCCGCTGGCCGAACACGTTCCGGTCCTCGCGGTCGACGCGTCGGAGGAGATGACCCGCCAGCTGGCGAAGAAGACCGGCACCCTTCCCGTCACCCCGATCACCGCGGACGCCGCCCACTACCTGGCCGGCAGGCGCGTGGACCTCGTGTTCGCCTGCTTCAACACCTTCTTCCTGCTGGCCTCCGAAGCCACCCAGCGGGCATTCCTGCGCAACGCGGCGCGCATGCTCACCGACACCGGCACGCTGCTGATCGAGACCTTCGTACCGCGGCCCGGCCAGCGCCTGCCCGACGGACCCCATCCGGGGGTGTTCCCCGAGGGGCGCAGCGTGGTCGCGCTCAAGCGGCGGACCACGGACACCGTGGTGGTCTTCGCCGCCGAGAACCACGACGTGGAGCAGGAGTTCCACTACTCCGAGGTCGTCCTGCGCGATGGGGAGCCGGTGCGGGTGCTGCCCGGCCAGATGCGCTACTGGCGGCCCGAGCAGATCGACGTGCTCGCCGGTGAGGCGGGGCTGCTGCTGCGGGAGCGGTGGGAGGACTGGGACCGCACCCCGTACGACACGGACACCAGCGGCCGGCACATCTCGCTCTACCGGCTTGCCGGACAGGACCAGTAG
- a CDS encoding GNAT family N-acetyltransferase, whose protein sequence is MEPRVTTAPAIDLRRYGHADLPGIRQTLLDVHADAYFDRRHEEFVQRFPWFVDHWGGREGFACVVAYEGGEPVGFTYGAPGEPGREWWREYLAEEPADPSTFSVSELMLRPKWRKQGLGQRLHTALLADRPEALAVLTVDTKRPRLQALYEGWGYRKVGERQPFPDSPLYAVMLLDRTHTA, encoded by the coding sequence ATGGAGCCCCGCGTGACCACGGCACCCGCCATCGACCTGCGCCGCTACGGACACGCCGACCTGCCCGGCATCCGGCAGACCCTGCTCGATGTCCATGCCGACGCCTACTTCGACCGGCGGCACGAAGAGTTCGTGCAGCGCTTCCCCTGGTTCGTGGACCACTGGGGCGGCCGGGAAGGATTCGCGTGCGTGGTCGCCTATGAGGGCGGTGAACCAGTCGGGTTCACCTACGGGGCGCCAGGCGAGCCGGGCCGCGAATGGTGGCGCGAGTACCTGGCCGAAGAGCCGGCCGACCCGTCGACGTTCTCCGTCTCGGAACTGATGCTGAGGCCGAAATGGCGCAAGCAGGGACTCGGGCAGCGGCTTCACACCGCGCTGCTCGCCGACCGGCCGGAGGCCCTGGCCGTGCTCACGGTGGACACCAAGCGGCCCCGGCTCCAGGCGCTGTACGAGGGCTGGGGGTACCGGAAGGTCGGCGAGCGCCAGCCGTTCCCGGACTCCCCGCTGTATGCCGTGATGCTGCTCGATCGCACGCACACGGCCTGA
- a CDS encoding replication-relaxation family protein, producing MKVRADALRMLGCVRIATVRQMAEVITKEESDGRSYVRRAMNKLAELGLAETNGKDGKHQIWNLTPAGQKALADGNELPPRPRAGTGAKAVLAGFGPHGVAVTDMILAFGGRKHLTDWQVEVNHAIKETGLTFNTDAVLALPTKTSEVRLFELDNGTMSQARLAKEVWDYERYAGHRVWEGARGTNGRTFPFWQRHRYTRSQTFPRLHVVLAGKEEHLLDNRLQALADDVKGIAVAVWVNTLPRLQRGEPWYEIGVDDPDRRRERYPEPAGR from the coding sequence ATGAAGGTGCGTGCCGATGCGCTGCGGATGCTGGGGTGCGTGCGGATAGCCACGGTGCGGCAGATGGCTGAGGTGATCACGAAGGAGGAGTCGGACGGCCGGTCGTACGTGCGCAGGGCGATGAACAAGCTGGCGGAGCTCGGGCTGGCGGAGACGAACGGCAAGGACGGCAAGCACCAGATCTGGAACCTGACTCCGGCGGGACAGAAGGCTCTGGCCGACGGCAACGAGCTGCCTCCCCGACCGAGGGCTGGCACCGGAGCGAAGGCCGTTCTCGCCGGGTTCGGTCCGCACGGCGTCGCGGTGACGGACATGATCCTCGCCTTCGGTGGCCGCAAGCATCTGACCGACTGGCAGGTGGAGGTCAACCACGCCATCAAGGAGACCGGCCTGACCTTCAACACCGACGCCGTCCTGGCCCTGCCGACGAAGACCAGCGAGGTGCGCCTCTTCGAGCTCGACAACGGCACCATGTCCCAGGCCCGCCTCGCCAAGGAGGTCTGGGACTACGAGCGCTACGCCGGGCACCGTGTCTGGGAAGGGGCCCGCGGCACCAACGGCCGCACCTTCCCCTTCTGGCAGCGCCACCGCTACACCCGCTCCCAGACCTTCCCGCGGCTGCACGTCGTGCTGGCGGGCAAGGAGGAGCACCTGCTCGACAACCGCCTCCAGGCGCTCGCCGACGATGTGAAGGGCATCGCCGTCGCGGTGTGGGTGAACACTCTGCCCCGGCTCCAGCGGGGCGAGCCCTGGTACGAGATCGGCGTCGACGACCCGGACCGGCGCCGCGAGCGATACCCCGAACCGGCAGGCCGCTGA
- a CDS encoding GntR family transcriptional regulator gives MNTTQASEGSKHAAVLPPGGSAQQPPVIADPQWRRPLKELPIYPKTTELRGTTRKQYRAAVAEAYHHGGSIREIARAIRRTAGTVKTLLEEGGVDLRSHRPDKQGHPGPRTTAAEIALRSRINDGTYALSTVLPSLRALAHHLDMPTDAITAAITRVETAGLLLTVYGRGTVVMDPHNWPTELAVRVQTRQGKQETWPIPHPDPADTTRITSVIMERITDGTYATGHPVPSHAALAHEFTVSYLTVLHAIQPLHDRKLLITCPAGTHEGLFIHPQPPDRALQAVTCDVRSSCGVPLRETPP, from the coding sequence GTGAACACGACCCAGGCCAGCGAGGGCAGCAAGCACGCCGCTGTCCTCCCGCCCGGCGGGTCGGCGCAGCAGCCACCGGTCATCGCCGACCCGCAGTGGCGCCGGCCACTCAAGGAACTCCCCATCTACCCCAAGACCACCGAACTCCGGGGCACCACCAGGAAGCAGTACCGCGCGGCTGTAGCCGAGGCCTACCACCACGGAGGCAGCATCCGCGAAATCGCCCGAGCGATCCGCCGAACGGCCGGGACTGTGAAGACTCTCCTCGAAGAGGGCGGAGTCGACCTACGCAGCCACAGGCCAGACAAACAAGGACACCCCGGACCGCGCACCACCGCAGCGGAGATCGCGCTCCGCTCCCGCATCAACGACGGCACCTACGCACTCAGCACCGTCCTCCCGTCCCTGCGCGCCCTCGCCCACCACCTCGACATGCCCACCGACGCGATCACTGCCGCCATCACCCGCGTGGAGACCGCCGGCCTTCTCCTCACGGTCTACGGCCGAGGAACGGTGGTCATGGACCCCCACAACTGGCCCACAGAGCTGGCTGTCCGCGTACAAACACGGCAGGGAAAGCAGGAGACCTGGCCGATTCCGCACCCCGACCCGGCCGACACCACCCGCATCACGTCCGTCATCATGGAACGGATCACCGACGGCACCTACGCCACCGGCCACCCCGTCCCCAGCCACGCCGCACTCGCCCACGAGTTCACCGTCAGCTACCTCACCGTCCTCCACGCCATCCAACCGCTGCACGACCGGAAGCTTCTGATCACCTGCCCGGCAGGCACACACGAAGGCCTGTTCATCCACCCCCAGCCCCCGGACAGAGCGCTTCAGGCTGTGACCTGCGACGTCAGGTCAAGCTGCGGCGTACCACTGCGAGAAACTCCGCCTTGA
- the tap gene encoding telomere-associated protein Tap, with product MASEEELFASVDALLNEEPRLPPPAERARLREAAGITQARLATALKTTTQSVKNWENGRSEPKSPRLDAYQRLLNGWAAKYPAPGAAPAASVGATAPAASTEPAASRVETADVPQAPAVAAAAPARPAIRPAVTSRRPATKKAAQPAADPRFPHGPLAVLDGDGCAYGVDGIVLDCPATTVVELVEWTLRESGLGAPKLNRYGKDSDPLIVLTAAAAVKLGLPERLEGHEQRRSLRLAEDHPVVKQVVKAKWRLTQRGFGPWARIYRKAQGRERQCVQLAILTWDALDERSWPDVAEMEPADVARVLGMYAQRVITPRGSAAVSGLELMTALRPPTRAVQDPATGNWVPGHNPGSLGTEPMDPAPPEATPEHPVVVDSGWTGGFLNEEAYQWVRDVSLLTDEECTLPYAVGLDLNTAFLAAAARLVVGLSAPDHFHAPAFNPKIPGSWLVDLSHVEVDPRLPSPFTPDGARPTGPAWYQTHTVAYAQELGFNVQPVEGYLRRETGAYLDPWHDRLKAAYVDTLADLGVTKELTDAEFLAAMERHKDVDPAMAAVLAAIKATVKGGIGKLRERPQGRKYKEGERWPALQRPTWRPDIRAAVISKARVNMHRKLRNMATMTGLYPLAVLSDCVVYPSPGDSPLDFLPYAASGKPQPGGFRLGPTPGLAKLEGVQTMLWAVDLMEQGYNPARHIKGGDAVLEEGE from the coding sequence ATGGCGTCTGAGGAAGAGCTGTTCGCGTCCGTCGACGCTCTGCTGAACGAGGAGCCGCGTCTGCCGCCTCCGGCGGAGCGTGCCCGGCTGCGTGAGGCCGCCGGCATCACCCAGGCCCGCCTCGCCACCGCGTTGAAGACCACGACCCAGTCGGTGAAGAACTGGGAGAACGGCCGCAGCGAGCCGAAATCACCGCGCCTGGACGCCTACCAGCGGCTGCTGAACGGGTGGGCGGCGAAGTACCCCGCCCCCGGCGCAGCTCCGGCAGCCTCGGTTGGTGCAACGGCGCCCGCGGCGTCCACCGAACCGGCCGCGTCCAGGGTGGAGACGGCAGATGTCCCGCAGGCTCCCGCCGTTGCGGCTGCGGCGCCGGCGCGCCCCGCCATCCGGCCCGCTGTGACATCGCGGCGTCCGGCCACGAAGAAAGCGGCGCAGCCGGCGGCCGACCCGCGCTTCCCGCACGGGCCCCTCGCGGTCCTGGACGGTGACGGCTGCGCGTACGGCGTGGACGGGATCGTGCTGGACTGCCCGGCGACCACGGTGGTGGAGCTGGTGGAGTGGACGCTGCGCGAGTCAGGCCTCGGAGCGCCGAAGCTCAACCGGTACGGCAAGGACAGCGACCCGTTGATCGTCCTCACCGCCGCGGCCGCCGTGAAACTCGGCCTCCCCGAGCGCCTGGAAGGCCACGAGCAACGCCGCTCCCTGCGCCTTGCGGAAGACCATCCGGTGGTCAAGCAGGTGGTGAAAGCGAAATGGCGGCTCACCCAGCGCGGGTTCGGACCCTGGGCAAGGATCTACCGCAAAGCCCAGGGACGTGAGCGGCAGTGCGTGCAGCTGGCGATCCTGACCTGGGACGCCCTCGATGAACGGTCCTGGCCCGACGTGGCCGAGATGGAGCCGGCCGACGTCGCCCGCGTCCTGGGTATGTACGCGCAGCGGGTCATCACCCCGCGCGGCTCCGCAGCCGTATCGGGCCTTGAGCTAATGACGGCGCTGCGGCCACCCACTCGCGCCGTGCAGGACCCCGCCACCGGCAACTGGGTGCCCGGCCACAACCCCGGCTCCCTTGGCACGGAGCCGATGGACCCCGCGCCACCGGAAGCCACCCCCGAGCACCCCGTCGTCGTCGACAGCGGCTGGACCGGCGGCTTCCTGAACGAGGAGGCCTACCAGTGGGTGCGCGACGTCAGCCTGCTCACCGATGAGGAGTGCACGCTGCCGTACGCGGTCGGTCTGGACCTCAACACCGCGTTCCTTGCCGCCGCGGCCCGCCTGGTCGTGGGCCTGTCCGCCCCCGACCACTTCCACGCTCCGGCCTTCAACCCGAAGATCCCCGGAAGCTGGCTGGTCGACCTGTCCCACGTCGAGGTGGACCCGCGTCTGCCCTCGCCCTTCACCCCGGACGGCGCCCGGCCGACCGGCCCGGCCTGGTACCAGACACACACCGTCGCCTACGCGCAGGAGCTCGGCTTCAACGTCCAGCCCGTCGAGGGGTACCTGCGCCGTGAGACCGGCGCGTACCTGGACCCGTGGCACGACCGGCTCAAGGCCGCCTACGTCGACACCCTCGCCGACCTCGGCGTCACCAAGGAGCTCACGGACGCGGAGTTTCTGGCGGCGATGGAGCGGCACAAGGACGTCGACCCGGCCATGGCAGCGGTGCTGGCCGCGATCAAGGCCACGGTCAAGGGCGGCATCGGCAAGCTCCGCGAACGCCCCCAGGGCAGGAAGTACAAGGAGGGCGAGCGGTGGCCGGCCCTTCAGCGGCCGACCTGGCGGCCCGACATCCGCGCCGCCGTCATCTCCAAGGCCCGGGTCAACATGCACCGCAAACTGCGCAACATGGCCACGATGACGGGCCTGTACCCGCTCGCCGTGCTCTCCGACTGCGTCGTCTACCCCTCACCCGGCGACAGCCCGCTCGACTTCCTCCCCTACGCCGCCTCCGGCAAGCCGCAGCCCGGCGGGTTTCGCCTCGGGCCCACGCCCGGCCTGGCGAAGCTGGAAGGCGTCCAGACGATGCTCTGGGCGGTCGACCTCATGGAACAGGGCTACAACCCGGCCCGCCACATCAAAGGCGGCGACGCCGTCCTCGAGGAAGGCGAGTAG
- the tpg gene encoding telomere-protecting terminal protein Tpg, translating into MGEIDDAIERADREGFTRQPPKTLQARINFLMKQLKTTKAVAAEIGVSQRSVERYRKGERKHPPRAIAEQIDAAVRARWQPRVRRRRRKQAATTTGITVETRARFGYTAPIGTTDDGRFRRLTVHLPPTYAQRLFNARDTGAGDEQMRQIIAEGLKDIYFQDGGARALGLSDVTLNDIDYLDLDY; encoded by the coding sequence GTGGGAGAGATCGACGACGCCATCGAACGCGCCGACCGGGAGGGCTTCACCCGCCAGCCGCCCAAGACACTCCAGGCACGCATCAACTTCCTGATGAAGCAGCTCAAGACGACCAAAGCCGTCGCGGCGGAGATCGGGGTCAGCCAGCGGTCGGTGGAGCGCTACCGCAAGGGCGAACGCAAACACCCGCCACGCGCCATCGCCGAACAAATCGACGCGGCCGTACGGGCGCGCTGGCAGCCCCGGGTACGCAGACGCCGCCGCAAGCAGGCCGCCACCACCACGGGCATCACGGTGGAGACGAGGGCCAGGTTCGGCTACACCGCACCCATCGGCACCACCGACGACGGAAGATTCCGACGGCTCACCGTCCACCTGCCCCCCACCTACGCACAGCGCCTGTTCAACGCCCGTGACACAGGCGCCGGCGACGAGCAGATGCGCCAGATCATCGCCGAAGGACTCAAAGACATCTACTTCCAAGACGGCGGAGCCCGCGCCCTGGGACTCTCCGACGTCACCCTCAACGACATCGACTACCTCGACCTCGACTACTGA
- a CDS encoding LysR family transcriptional regulator codes for METRELRYFVAVAEELHFGRAAQRLGIAQPPLSRAIGGLERRLGTLLLERGSRGVTLTGAGAVLLREARAALDAVEAAERRTRRAALAATGRPAVVLAAKAGASGELLAKLLDAYAAEPGAVAVDVVLCGPGEQARLLHDGRADVALLHRPFDDTAGLDTEDLHSEGQVAILPAGHPLSARPHVRLAEVTDLPDLPLPRWPRPDGTFPDGPGPQVRDHTQLTQLIALGRACAVVPESGRTGLREGLTAVPVPNAPHVTTVIAWPPHSRSTAVAGLVRTATAL; via the coding sequence GTGGAGACACGTGAGCTGCGGTACTTCGTCGCGGTCGCCGAAGAGCTGCACTTCGGCCGAGCCGCGCAGCGGCTCGGGATCGCCCAGCCCCCGCTGTCGCGGGCGATCGGCGGGCTCGAACGGCGCCTGGGTACCCTCCTGCTGGAGCGCGGCAGCCGGGGTGTCACCCTGACCGGGGCAGGGGCGGTGCTGCTGCGGGAGGCGCGGGCGGCGCTGGACGCCGTCGAGGCCGCCGAACGGCGCACCCGCCGGGCCGCCCTCGCCGCGACCGGCCGCCCCGCCGTGGTCCTGGCCGCGAAGGCGGGCGCCTCCGGTGAACTGCTGGCGAAACTCCTCGACGCCTACGCCGCCGAGCCCGGCGCCGTCGCCGTGGACGTCGTGCTGTGCGGGCCGGGCGAGCAGGCACGGTTGCTGCACGACGGCCGGGCCGACGTAGCCCTGCTGCATCGGCCGTTCGACGACACGGCCGGCCTCGACACCGAGGACCTGCACTCCGAGGGTCAGGTCGCGATCCTCCCGGCGGGCCACCCTCTCAGTGCCCGCCCCCACGTGCGGCTCGCCGAGGTCACCGACCTTCCCGACCTGCCCCTGCCCCGCTGGCCTCGCCCTGACGGCACCTTCCCGGACGGCCCCGGACCGCAGGTGCGCGACCACACGCAACTCACCCAGCTCATCGCCCTCGGCCGCGCCTGCGCGGTCGTCCCGGAGTCTGGCCGCACCGGCCTGCGCGAGGGCCTCACCGCCGTACCGGTCCCCAACGCCCCCCACGTCACCACGGTCATCGCCTGGCCCCCACACAGCCGCTCAACGGCGGTCGCGGGGCTGGTCCGCACCGCCACTGCCCTGTGA
- a CDS encoding SDR family oxidoreductase — MSETNTVNHHKVALVTGANKGIGYEIAAGLGALGWSVGIGARNEERREAAVDKLRAAGADAFGVPLDVTDDASVTAAARLMEERAGRLDALVNNAGITGGGPQEPTTVDVNRVRAAVETNVIGVIRVTNALLPLLRRSPSPRIVNVSSSVGSLTLQTTPGAEIGPIAIAYPPSKTFLNAVTVQYAKELADTHILINAVCPGFTATDLNGFLGVRTPQQGAAAAIRLATVSADGPTGRFFDDEGEVPW; from the coding sequence ATGAGTGAGACGAACACCGTGAACCACCACAAGGTCGCGCTGGTGACCGGGGCCAACAAGGGCATCGGGTACGAGATCGCCGCCGGGCTCGGCGCCCTCGGCTGGTCCGTCGGAATCGGCGCGCGGAACGAGGAGCGGCGCGAAGCCGCTGTGGACAAGCTGCGCGCGGCCGGAGCCGATGCGTTCGGCGTGCCGCTGGATGTGACCGACGACGCGAGCGTGACAGCAGCGGCTCGGCTGATGGAGGAGCGGGCCGGGCGGCTCGACGCGCTCGTCAACAACGCGGGGATCACCGGCGGCGGCCCACAGGAGCCCACCACGGTCGACGTGAACCGGGTACGGGCGGCCGTGGAGACCAACGTGATCGGCGTCATCCGTGTCACCAACGCCCTGCTGCCACTGCTGCGCCGCTCGCCGTCGCCGCGGATCGTGAACGTCTCCAGCAGCGTCGGCTCCCTCACGCTCCAGACCACGCCTGGCGCCGAGATCGGCCCCATCGCCATCGCCTACCCTCCGTCGAAGACGTTCCTCAACGCCGTGACCGTGCAGTACGCCAAGGAGCTGGCCGACACCCACATCCTGATCAACGCCGTCTGCCCCGGCTTCACGGCGACCGACCTCAACGGCTTCCTGGGAGTGCGCACTCCCCAGCAGGGCGCAGCCGCCGCGATCCGGCTGGCCACCGTATCGGCCGACGGGCCGACGGGCCGCTTCTTCGACGACGAGGGAGAGGTGCCCTGGTGA